A window of Hemiscyllium ocellatum isolate sHemOce1 chromosome 10, sHemOce1.pat.X.cur, whole genome shotgun sequence genomic DNA:
ggagggatattggccgggtgctggcaagtgggactagattgggttgggatatctggtcggcatgggcaggttggaccgaagggtcagtttccgtgctgtacatctcaatgactctatctcCAAGATGCTCCCCtattaggacatagaacataaaacattacagtatagtacaggcccttcggccctcaatattgtgctgacctgtggaaccaatctgaagcccatctatcctacactattccatgtgcctatccaatgaccatttaaatgcccttaaaactggcgagtctactactgctgcaggcagtgtTCCATgccctgctactctctgagtaaagaaactgcctctgacacctgtcctatatctatcacccctcaatttaatgctatgtcccctcatgctagacatcaccatctgaggaaaaaatgaTATAGCCTTCACCTCCCTGGCtcatttcatagaatcacagaatccctacagtgcaggaggaggccattcagcccatcaagtctgcactgacctatccaaacccatcacccccaccctatccccacacccccacatttaccatagctaatccacttaacctgcacttccctgcacactatgggacaatttactatggccaatccatctcacctgaatatgtgggaggaaacccacacagacacggggagaacatgcaaactccacacagatgtcacctgagggtagaatcgaacctgtgtggagcagtgaggcagcagtgctaaccattgagccacccaaACATTCTGAATATTAAGTCCCCTTCCTTATTTGGCTTTCTGTGTACTGGCTAAAATAGGTGCTCCTGGATGCGATGAAGGAGTTTTGTTCCCTCCCTACCTTGCACACTAAAACTAACCCCCAGTTAATATCTGAATAGTAATTAAATTCCCAGACTATTActgccttattattcttacatttctctgaatttgaTTGTGTTTGATCCGGTATCTGTTCTGATTGTGTTGGATCCGGTATCCGTTCTGATTCTGTTTGATCCGGTATCTGTTCTGACTGTGTTTGATCCGGTATCTGTTCTGACTGTGTTTGATCCGGTGTCTGTTCTGATTGTGTTTGATCCGGTATCTGTTCTGACTGTGTTTGATCCGGTATCTGTTCTGATTGTGTTTGATCCGGTGTCTGTTCTGATTGTGTTTGATCCGGTATCTGTTCTGACAGTGTTTGATCCGGTATCTGCTCTGACTGTGTTTGATCCGGTATCAGTTCTGACTGTGTTTGATCCGGTATCTGTTCTGATTGTGTTTGATCCGGTATCCGTTCTGATTCTGTTTGATCCGGTATCCGTTCTGATTGTGTTTGATCCGGTATCCGTTCTGACTGTGTTTGATCCGGTATCCGTTCTGACCGTGTTTGATCCGGTATCTGTTCTGATTGTGTTTGATCCGGTATCCGTTCTGACCGTGTTTGATCCGGTATCTGTTCTGATTGTGTTTGATCCTGTATCTGTTCTGACTGTGTTTGATCCGGTATCTGTTCTGACTGTGTTTGACCCGGTATCTGTTCTGACTGTGTTTGGTCCGGTATCCGCTCTGACTGTGTTTGATCCGGTATCCGTTCTGATTGTGTTTGATCCGGTATCCCTTCTGATTGTGTTTGATCCGGTATCTGTTCTGACTGTGTTTGATCCGGTATCCGCTCTGACTGTGTTTGACCCGGTATCCGTTCTGACTGTGTTTGATCCGGTATCCGTTCTGACTGTGTTTGACCCGGTATCCGTTCTGACTGTGTTTGATCCGGTATCCGCTCTGACTGTGTTTGATCCGGTATCCGTTCTGACTGTGTTTGACCCGGTATCCGTTCTGACTGTGTTTGATCCGGTATCTGTTCTGACTGTGTTTGATCCGGTATCTGCTCTGACTGTGTTTGACCCGGTATCCGTTCTGACTGTGTTTGACCCGGTATCCGTTCTGACTGTGTTTGACCCGGTATCCGTTCTGATTGTGTTTGATCCGGTATCTGTTCTGATTCTGTTTGATCCGGTATCTGTTCTGATTGTGTTTGATCCGGTATCTGTTCTGATTCTGTTTGATCCGGTATCTGTTCTGATTGTGTTTGATCCGGTATCTGTTCTGACTGTGTTTGATCCGGTATCTGTTCTGATTGTGTTTGATCCGGTATCTGTTCTGATTCTGTTTGATCCGGTATCCGTTCTGACCGTGTTTGATCCGGTATCTGTTCTGATTGTGTTTGATCCGGTATCTGTTCTGATTCTGTTTGATCCGGTATCTGTTCTGATTGTGTTTGATCCGGTATCTGTTCTGACTGTGTTTGATCCGGTATCTGCTCTGACTGTGTTTGATCCGGTATCTGTTCTGATTCTGTTTGATCCGGTATCCGTTCTGACTGTGTTTGATCCGGTATCTGTTCTGATTGTGTTTGATCCTGTATCTGTTCTGACTGTGTTTGATCCGGTATCTGTTCTGATTGTGTTTGATCCGGTATCCGTTCTGACTGTGTTTGATCCGGCATCTGTTCTGACTGTGTTTGATCCGGTATCCGTTCTGACCGTGTTTGATCCGGTATCTGTTCTGATTGTGTTTGATCCGGTATCTGTTCTGACTGTGTTTGATCCGGTATCCGCTCTGACTGTGTTTGATCCTGTATCTGTTCTGACTGTGTTTGATCCGGTATCTGTTCTGATTGTGTTTGATCCGGTATCCGTTCTGACTGTGTTTGATCCGGCATCTGTTCTGACTGTGTTTGATCCGGTATCCGTT
This region includes:
- the LOC132819602 gene encoding GATA zinc finger domain-containing protein 14-like, yielding MEVLRGILKEEGQQSEVMGHVGTNATGRKRSENRYWIQHSQNRYRINHNQNRYRINHSQNGYRIKHSQNGYRIKHSQSGYRIKHNQNGYRIKDNQNRYWIKHSQNRYRINHSQNGYRIKHSQNGYRIKHSQNRYRIKHSQNGYRIKHSQNRYRIKHSQSRYQIKHSQSRYQIKHNQNRYRINHSQNGYRIKHSQSRYRIKHSQNRYWIKQNQNRYRIKHSQSRYRIKHSQNGYRIKHSQNRYRIKHSQSGYRIKHSQNRYRIKHNQNRYRIKHGQNGYRIKHSQNRCRIKHSQNGYRIKHNQNRYRIKHSQNRYRIKHSQSGYRIKHSQNRYRIKHNQNRYRIKHGQNGYRIKHSQNRCRIKHSQNGYRIKHNQNRYRIKHSQNRYRIKHNQNRYRIKHSQNGYRIKQNQNRYRIKHSQSRYRIKHSQNRYRIKHNQNRYRIKQNQNRYRIKHNQNRYRIKHGQNGYRIKQNQNRYRIKHNQNRYRIKHSQNRYRIKHNQNRYRIKQNQNRYRIKHNQNRYRIKQNQNRYRIKHNQNGYRVKHSQNGYRVKHSQNGYRVKHSQSRYRIKHSQNRYRIKHSQNGYRVKHSQNGYRIKHSQSGYRIKHSQNGYRVKHSQNGYRIKHSQNGYRVKHSQSGYRIKHSQNRYRIKHNQKGYRIKHNQNGYRIKHSQSGYRTKHSQNRYRVKHSQNRYRIKHSQNRYRIKHNQNRYRIKHGQNGYRIKHNQNRYRIKHGQNGYRIKHSQNGYRIKHNQNGYRIKQNQNGYRIKHNQNRYRIKHSQN